The Pithys albifrons albifrons isolate INPA30051 chromosome 1, PitAlb_v1, whole genome shotgun sequence genome contains the following window.
CACAATTTCCATGTTTGCAAAACATTTCTCTCCTGCTCACTTGGCCTTTCTTCATTTAGGTTAAAAGGCAGATGTCATACACTCTTCCAAAACAgttctctcttcctctcagtAAGAGAggcttttaaatatatatttatatatttactgATACACAGACTATTCATTACAATTGtgcaatataaatatataaatatatatatatacacactcacacacttcaATTCTTAAGATTTAAAACTGGACTAGAGTGAAATGAGAAACTAGAAAACAATGAGCTGAACATGAACATTTGAAATCATGTCTGAAATTCCAAAGGAGGTatcatttttttattcctaattTTCCACCTCCTGTAATGGCAAGTTAAATCTCTGAGGATCAGCTGTCAATCCAAGCATAATTAAGTTTCTAAGTTAGATGCCACTACTTTCCAAATTCCAGAACATTTAAGATGCACAAAGATCACTCTTCTATTCTTTCCCACAATGCTAAGGATTCAAAATAatctattttgtattttaaaatttgtttaaacAGTCATAGATAGGAATACAGAAGTCTTCCAGCCGAAAGGAGTCAGAATGACAGTGTTACCCTTTCCTGTCAGATACTTCTTTctgatttccttccttcctattCTACTCCTCTAGGATTAGCACATACTTGCTTGAAACTGAGATCATTGCATCCAACAAAAATGGATGTTTGAGACAGTTCATGCAATTATGTCACTGTAATGGAGGCAGGGGGCAATGTCCACCACCACAAGATGTGggacagggggaaaaaaaacgGAGATGGAGACACATCTGTAGCAGGGTTGAAGTACAGAAGCCATCTGCACCCAGAACATATAGGATGTGCAACACTTTCAGACTGCAAGAAGCATCCTAGCATCTTGCACTAACAATTTAAAGTCAGTTTGTAATACCACAAGCCAAACTTTGCCCTGAAATTTTGCCTTGTGAACGCTACACATTGGTCTAGAAATAGCAATACAATCTCATCATTAACAAAGTATTTAAGCTTTGATGAAGGTTCTAAAGGTCTTGGGAGTCTATGCTGAACTAATAAAATGCAAAGACCGAAACTCCCCTCACacttttcagctgtttttctgttaCTGACTATTTTGGGTCAGTTTATATACATgggaatgggtttttttcagttgtctGAAAATCAAAAAGCAGAGAGCTAACCTGTGAATACATTTAAACAGTTTAACAAGATAAAGCCTTACTTTGTGTTTCTGCAGGCCCAAGATGAAGTTATAGGAGTACTTAAGGCTGAAAAAATTGACTTGGCTTTGCTTGAAGCACAATACGGCTTTGTTACTCCCAAGAAGGTGTTAGAGGCACTCCAGAGAGATGCTATTCAAACAAAGGCTGAGCAATGGCAAGAAGATATCTATGAAAAGCCTATGGGAGAGGTAAGAACAAGTAATTGATATTTAACCATAGTTCCCACCAAATTCAATAGAAAATATCTCACCCATTTCCAAGGAAGAGAGCAAATGAGCTCTAAATGTAGAATCTAACATGAGTGTAAGTGCCAGAGAACAAAGCCCAGGGTCCAGTTGGGACCCAAATTTTAGGATCCTCACTTATCCTGTGAGCTGGGGGCTTTACACACTGACAGACATGATTTTGTCTAATTCAAAAGCTGGTCATCAGCCTTCTATTCTTGACAccatcttttttctcttccctttctatTATCCATATTGACCACTCATGCAAACAGCAGCTTCCCCATGCCCCTCTGTCCCATgaagggcactgctggcagggcCCCGTTCAGTAATAGTGACACAGCTGTCCACCTCTGCACATCCCAGCTCCATCAGTGTGGGGGAGGCACAGCTGTACCTGCTGGGTCTGACGAGTTACCAGAATGAGCTGCCATTAGAAACTTCATCCAGGCAGGAATCTTAATATTCGCATGTCACACCTAAGTAACCTTTAGTTTAATTACACTGCAGCAGCCACCATACTTCCTGAATAATGTTATCTGACTCATTTCTGTCCTGCAATGCAAATCACCACATATTAAAACTCCTTCACATCAGaatgtgtttttttaatcctaGAGAATTGTCTCCAATTTACATAGACATTTGTAACATGCTGCTCAGTATaaataaacataataaaaataaaagcagaaattatgATTAATATTCTCCTAGCAAGCATTTTCCAAGTTTTCTGAACAGAAATGTACTAAGGATGTAGAGATCATTTCAGAGAAAAGTATGTGAGGCAAAAGGTCAACACTCATTTAGGAAGCTCAAAGGTTAAAATCTCTGCATATAATCTGAAACATACAATGTTCACGTGCgaaggttaattttttttataacatTGTGGCATTGTGTCACAGAAACTTTGAGCACAAATGGAAATGATTTGAGGAGAAGTcaaaaaaaacttgaaaacttAAGTTCAGTCTGTTactttatatataaattatacaCACACTTATTTCTTCTTACACTTAATAGCAGAGAAAGAATTTCTAACACCACTGGATTTGGCAATTCCAAAAGGGAAAGGTAAATGTTCTGAGACCAACTGAAAGACTAGAAGGACCACTGCCACTTCTTGATCTTGGTAAACCAAAGGATGCCGTAACAGGCAGGCACTCCAcaatttcagtttcaaaattcACCTAAATTATGTTAGAGATCcatttaggggtttttttctgttttgaaaacataTATGAAAACCAAAGGAGAGGTGAAACCAGCCACACAGTCTGGGAACAGACCATTTAAATTTCCCCTTTGCCATCAGGACAATGTACCTTTATATCTGCATGTGCATCTCACCCTTGACAGTTTAACCCCAGGCTTaaactgagggttttttcagtcAAACGTGCTCTACAGCTATTTCTTTCTGCAACTTAACAAATATCAGATAAGCTTACTCTTATTCCTCACACGTGAGGAGGATGTAAGAAAACagatttccatttttgttttgcttctgacTCAAAGGCCCAAAAAAGTTTTCTATCTTTGCACAGTTTATCAATTTAGACTGAGTCAGTTACtcatgaaaaaaatctgccttcAGATCAATTGCCACTTCTCTTGAACAAAAACCAAAGAGTATTCAACATTCTAGTAAAGACAGAATAATAATGTAAGAATCATTTTCCCACATTtccaaaaataacttttttttaaaagaatcaaAAAAACATCAGAGAAAGTGATACAGGAGAAGAGAGATAACTTCACATAACTAGAAAGCAGATTCTGGTTTCCAACTCTACCCAGCTTCCAGTAACACAGCCGAAGATAAAAAAATCGAGTGCCTCACTGTTAGAAATGGGATGAACAATTCCTCCTACCACTTCGAGAACTCCTCTAAAAGCAGCAAGACTAGAGGAAAGCCTATATTTTGCATCCATCAAggataattaaaaatttaatcaatttttaaaatcccaGTGCCAATCAACTTGGGGAAAGATGCATCCTCAGCAGCCTTTAACAAAGTACATCTGATTGTATCCTCACAACATCTTGTAAGTGTTGGTTAAACCTTCCAAGGACAATAGCTGTAGGGCATCGATAATTTAGTCATGGGAAGAGCCTGAAACAATAATGTTGACAATGTGGCATTTAGGAAAAGAAGACCAACACATCCACATGGATATTTGGCTCAACTTGGGTTGAGAAAGGCAAGTGTTCTTAGAATCTCTGATAATCCTAAACTCAGGATTATACACTTATAAACAATGACCAAGGGAATACTACTAACAGGAATAATATTACACTGAACTTTGGATAAAGAAATGTAACACCACTAAACACAAAACAGTCTAAAAAGGAAGATTAAGAGTTCAATTCCAATGTAATGGATTTGGGATATACCATCCTAGTTCGACTTCAGACAGGAGTTAGTGGCAAAATGTATTTAAACTATTAAATGTGTGTGAATTTTGAGCTTGCTGAACTATTCACAGTTATGTAAGGCTATGCCTCTTATTTTCCATTGTATTGTACAGCATGTTCAAGAATTAATTCTAGCAAAAAGCCCATATGGTTAGGAAGAACAAAACGACAAATCACTAATTAAGATTTTATCACTTTAATTTTCAACAGAAGACATTTATACTGCTGCTTATTAGCTCTCTGTGGTTTTAGCTAAGAACTGTGTAGCCTGAATCAACTTCCATGTGTGCATATGAATGGGTATTACTGCAGAGGCAGATTTAGCATTGGGCCAGAGCAATCTGAGGAACTGAGGGCTGTTGGAGATCGGAGATGGCTTCTGTGCGAGGATCTCACACCAGCAGGGGTTCACACAgctcctctctcttctctgctgGATACGTGGGAGGCAGCCACAAGATCTCACAGGGAAAATGCAAGAGCCACATTtgctccccagggaggtgccCTTATCTTGCAGAGGGACACAACAGCTTCCCAAGAAACCAGAGAAGTGCAGCAGCCCAGTaacaggctctgctctgctcgGTCCTGCAAGGAGGGAGAGATGCTGCACAGGAACACCCACCAGTGTGACAAGGCCAAGAGCCCACACCGGTTACACGTGTCTGCATTAACTGTGATGTTGTATCTCCTGCCTCTCCAATACTCTTCTCTATAACCCACCTATACCAGGAGACAGTCCCAGcacttctttgcttttcttccaagTGGAATCACAAGCTCACACTCTCCACCTTGTCCCAGCCACAACAGCCAAATGCTGTAGAACTGATTTGGCGGCATGCTTGAAAAGGaactgaaatgcattttctaaTCTAAGCAATAGGAGAAAACTGCAACACACAAACTGCTGTAATGCAGCAGCTTATTTACTTTTCTCTCTGACCCTTTAATGTAAGCAGGTCTCTCCAGGACACTACTGTTCTCTTCCCCACTTTAAAATTCCTCATTCCACTTCCCTGCCTTGAATACACACCTCACCCATCCCAAATACCAGTAATAATCCCAACTGGTTATAATCTCAACACCGACAAAAGCACCACTTTGAAGTGAAAGGCACTGGCATTGCTGACTGAGAGCTGCAAAACAAGAACCTGGAGTTACTGCCTTTCTTCTTGCATACATGCTGCTTGGATTACTGCTTCAATTAACCTCTTGCAGCCATTCAACAAATTCTCCAGAGCAAACAAAATACACTGAGCCTGTAAAGCCCTGCTGGCAGGTGCCACATCCTTCACACCCAGCAGTGCAGAAGCAACAGTATTTTATACTTGGTTACTGTTGCTTGGTTGATGACTGATCCTCATCTCCATCATGCATTTACATGTTTGGAACCAGGCACATTTGATTTATGATCAGCATGTAGCCAGaaatttccatgttttctcATGACAGCAATTTACACATCCCCTCAGATTCTTCATATACTTTCAAAGTGGTGGTCCAATCTATACAAATCTTTACTTTCTTAACCACACCCACACAGACTGCCTACCAAAACAAATTGGAAGTTCACACCTTTGCCCTCTTCCCACCTGACTttgcactgagggcactgacCAGCAAGCACTCACGCAAAGCTGATGTCCAGCCCAGAGCAACTTAACCAAGACAAGGTCACAGCTGCAAGCTGCACTGTATCAGAACTTTACCAAAAAACAAGAGGCAGGTTTCTTTCTGAGAACAGTGTAAATTCACCTGACAGCATGAACTTCAAAAAGATAAGGATCAGAAACTCAGGTGATGGTACTTCATGCACCTGCAATAGCTgttccaaaaaaaacccctccgAAATCttgtggggagaggggaaaggttGATAAAACCTCCTTCTGGTAAGTTAGTAGCTGAACAAAAGATTTCAATTTGTGAAATGTCTACTTCTGGTAAAACAAAGGAGAGtgtgaagaaattaaaagagaCGGTTTTCTTCAACCTGACCTTTTAAGGCAATACAGTTTTCAACCTCTTTAGAAGATACTGAAAAACAGCCAGGAGATTCGTGCAACACTTGCTTACTGAGAAAGCTTGCATATGCAAGGGGCTTTAGGTAAGAAATGTTTTTCCAGGATAGGTCCTGCTTCAGGATTATGATTCCAGAAAGCAGTCACCTTGCTGCCGTAAAGTGTGCAAATTATCAGTgaacaagatgaaaaaaaaagtaatatttgcAGTAAGAGCaccacaaaacaagcaaaacaaaaaaccccatagatttctttttatttcttgatcATGTGTGAAATGTGCTCAACTatgttaaaacagaaaagactcTCTCTAATATCCTAAGTTGAAAGTGCAGGAAATTTTCAAAATGGTCCACATTTTTGTTGGAATATTTTGGACTTAAACTATGTTCAAAGTCTTGTCAATAGCTCCTTTTTCATAACAGTGTCAACAAAAAGTTAACAATTATTTATGAGAAACATATatatagctttaaaaaaaacccgAGATAAGCAGGAGGAGACTTGTAAGCCTATGCAGAAATTGATTATATCCTCCCTCATTTAAGGAACTCATGTTTAGGCATTCCAGCTCTTCCTCTCATCATTTCTATTGGCCAAACTGTGAATAAACATGAGGAAAAGACAATTAATCCTACTCTTTGGAATTAAATTGTCCAAAATAAGCAATGGCTCTCAGAATCTGAAGATCCAGTGTTTCTTGTGGCACATGGAATTCCTTGTGGGGGAAACATCAGAGaagcaaaaccagctctgcttcccacacTGCCCATTTGTGAATTCTTTCCTATTAATAGAGTGATGCACTACAATCAGAATGACCTACTAGAATAGTCTGTGGTTAAAAGGAGGCACTGGGCTGTGAGctcaaaatttctctttttccaagaGGGATAGAAGGATTCCAATGTTGACCTGAAGAAGGAGGCAGTCTCCGAAGGGCAACAAGCTCAAACTTCAGTTCGATCAGTAATGTCTAAAGAGGAAAACCACTTACACACACACTTGCATAACTTTGTCACATACTGAATTCAAAATTATAACAGAATCCTCAGAACAACAGTTTTCTCTATGGACATTATTTTGTTTAACAGTGTAAGCCCAGCAAACAGTTATGCCAATAATGGTGGTTCGGAAAAACTCAAAATGATTACCAAAACATAAAAtagattatttaaattaaaatatcactATATAGTAATAttagaaaaattgaaaattttgCACTGAAGGTTTGTCAGGCATTGGGatgcccagagagatggtggaatcaccatccctgaaagtgtccaagaaATGACTTCATGTAGCACTGTGCAGTGGTTTAGCTGGaatggtggtgttcagtcaaaaGTTGAACTTCATGATCTTGGAGCTCTTTTCCAGGCTTAATGAATCTATGATCAGAAGTCAAGCAGAAATCCttgagggaggggagggaattTGATGCCTAAAGTCTGCTATAAAAATGCCATCTGTAAGACAAAGACCTTAACAACACGTAcaatttaagaaacaaaacaggaaatgaCACCGTTAAATACTTTCAACTATTAAAAAATTTAGCACTTACTTATTCCAGAAATCCAGAGTCATGCTCAGAGTAAGCACAAGAGACAGAACTGTTTTCCACTCTTGGCACTACCATGCACTTACTGTCAAaccaaaaaaatgaattttgatcTTTCTACCTTACAAAAACAATTTAATGCTCCTATTTCCTATGCAGCTACAAGTGAGGCAGCTATTTCTGTTCAACCCAAAAGCAGTCAGCCACTGTGTGAAGCAGCGGACAAGGCTTCTTCTGCCAAGACATCTGGTTCTCTACCACAATGATCAATGAGAAAAGCACAGCCTTGGGAACAGTAACTGTTAATTAGTAGCTGTTAAAGAACAGTCatggcaggagaaggaaaagaaggcaacTGATGGTGCTGCAAAACAATACCTCATTTTTCAAATTTGTCAGAATTAGACTGATAGAACTACATAAACCTTTCCAAGCAGAGACCAAAAAACCTGGCCATTAGGCTATGAAGTGCAGTTTATATTAGTAAGCCACTCTTAcaaatttttaataatgaaagcCTGAGCAAGCAAAAGTTTCAAAATACTTCAGGagtctttgctttttttgtagCTTGATAAAGTTgtagagaaacagaaagaaactcACAGACGAATGCTGGATCAACTTCTAATGGTAGAAAAATCACACAGACAGACTCTGTATGAActagaggaagagaagaggaagcaCAGCAAATACATGGAAAAAAGTGATGAGTTTACAAATTTGCTGGAACAAGAATGTGAAAGGTAAGGTTACCTCTTGCCATAATACTAAGAAGTATGTATTGTTTAACATTGCTGTCTGCTTTCTTATCCTGCATCCACTAAACATCAGAAATATGTGTGGAGCTATATGTTGAGAGTTTAGCTGTGAAGATATGACTAATTACctctaaaaaataataatgtctAAATCTCCATCAGCTGGTGAGGTAGGTCAAACAGGTGGCAGATTCTTCAGCACTTCTGCAGGATGTCATGGATGTTACACTTATAGAGAATACAGGGAAACATGCAAATGCATAAAGTTATAACCAACATCAAACAGGTGAACCTTTCAGTGTGTTTTAAATGGTCAGTATCAGTATGTAAGTAACAGAATATGAAATCAGGCATGCAGTCTTTGTtggcagcagaaaaagacatgAGGAAAAGTAGGTGTTTGTTAGAAATACAGAGAGAGGAAGCAAAAGAAGAGGATAATTtacagaaagctttgaaaataaaaatgacaaagtTCTCACACCAGAATTAGCATAAATCCCATAAACCCAACTTTACTTTAAAGCATAACCTAAAAGCATCACAGCTTAAGCACAGTGTTACAATATCAATATCAATTTTCAGaagaatttaataatttaatgtCATTTACTGTCTTTACAAAAGCAACTTTATACTGTGACTTCTCCGAATCTGTAGTAAAACTGAACACATCCTAcggaaaaaaatatcaaagaacATTTCCTATTCCTTGGATAGCTACTCCAGAAGATAGGAGAATATTGTCTGAGTTTCCTTTTGCTTAGGAACAGATGCAAATGTTTGGGTGTGAGAATGTCAAGCCTGTTCTAAACTCACATTATGCATAGATAATTCTTCCTTTGCCTCGCCTGTGTAACATCATGTTCTACGTTCTTTGGCAGTGTTTGCTGCACTTTGCATACACCTCTCTCCTGCACGTCTATCAAACACAGCACGTGCTTCTCACTGAGCATGCAGCCATACTCACAGCTGGCAACTACAGAGGCTGGGGAGAAAATCCCTTTGTTTCCCAGAAAAAATGTATACAGATGCAGGCAAgcacaagcacacacagaaaagcaCATACTATGAACTGTTCTTGTGAAACCTCATGGTATCAGGAACCAGAACCTGAGATCAATGGAAGCTTTTGTCTCTGCTGTCTTCTCAAAATCTGAGACACTCATCTCTGGGACAGAACTGAATAAACTACAGTTCCTAAAAGTGGCAAAAAATCAGCTGGAGGTGCTCACACTGTTTCAAAAGCTATACAAAGAAAAGACTAAGCATCGGAGTCGttgcaatttatttattttctttaaacaggATAGGCATGGGATTAAaactctctgccctgctcctccttcatatccctccctcccctccacccCACTTCTCCAAGAAGACTATAAAACATTTACCACTATCATCTGCAACATTTAGTCTAGCTGCCTGGAAAATggtgggaagagggaggaaTACCAAGGTGCCTAATGGGACCTTAGAGGATGTAATAACAGATTTCAGATTAAGTTCAgtttttgttgagtttttttttttgaggacgTATTTTATGTGGAAAACCTTAAGGGGGTGTGATGTCACATGTTGAGCTGATTCCAAAATGTTTGCCAAGTAATGTCACCATCAAGATCTCCATGCAATTGCCTGCCgtaacaaaaaacaaaaaccgcaccaacaaaaaaaccccaacaaccaaaaaaccactcAGCAAGTTCAGGCACAGCTCTTTCTACATCAGCTTGCCTGACACAGAAAAGTgactttttcttccattttaaaaaacttaGTCCAGTTTAAATTTTCTCAGGATGTGAATTTTGCATTTGTATTAAGAACAAATATAACTCTACCAAAGGTTTCATACATAATGCAATGACAAATGAATTTTTGCTTACCCtcaattcaattaaaaaaaaggcagaagagcaGTAAGTATTCATCAATTAacttaatttctgttttcagccaGAAACAATATTTCCTTCTGTGTGATGGATATATAGCATTCCTAACAGTATTCCGGATTCAAAGCAAAATCTTGAACTTCAATTAGTCAATAAAGTACCTGGCTTTTATCAAAGAGCAATGCTACACTATATGCTAAAGATATCCTTGAAGAATACAAAATGTATGCAAGCCAAAGAAGGTACATAAATAATATGCGACTACATGATCAAAGCGAAAAAAATTTAGATGTTGTAAGACAGTAATGCTGAAGTTCTGAAAATTATTCCTTACAGCAAGAATAAACAAATTATTAGTCAGATCCAACTCTACATACTATGCTGGGTATATTTTCAAATAGTGCAGAAAGAAAGCATTTCCTCTCTCTTGCATATGGTCTCAGGAAGAACAGAACCAAATAattcttaaatgaaaattttagtGATGTATTTATCAAATGATCATGTTCTACATAAACCAGGCAACCTTCCATCCCTAGGGCCTTTCCACTGCCTTACACCCTTCATCAATGACATTTCTCATTAAAAGAGTGGATGTTTGGATTGTGCAAAATATTAACAGACTTTGATGACTCAGTAAAAACTCTTTAGCTTAAACAACCGAGAATTGCTTTGACTTCATAATAAGGCAACAAGACTGTCCTCAGAAATTGTACATTGTCAGATTTGGGAGTATAAGCTTTTGACAGGCCTAGTGACAGCTTTCAAGATATGAGGACCAGATTAGACAATGTTAACCCTTTAGGAACTTTAAGTGTTTTGCTTGTTTCCAGCCAAAACTAAGCCAGATACACAGACTACGAGGTGCACATGAAGAATCATAGCATAAAAGCCACTGACCTTGTTTAGAAGTGCTTGCATTTCTCGGGGTTGGAGGATGGAGAACAGGATCAAGGACTAGGAAGAATACTCACTTTAGATTCTAAGACAGATTCCACTGAGGATGTACCCATTTGTCCAAAAATACTAATCCACATTCCATATTTTTGCAGCACAGTTAAATAATACAAGCTGctgttttagaaaacattttacaaGGCTAAAATATGAAACTAGAAAGTTTTCTAGACATGCATGTTCCCAGTTTAAATACACATGGCATATGCATGCAAGTATTTACGCTTTTACACAGTACTCTCCACCCcacacca
Protein-coding sequences here:
- the LOC139680995 gene encoding filamin A-interacting protein 1-like, with protein sequence MHSRSNSTESPTRPKLSQPRPKDHSKEEAGCSGRGNVQKRQKEKDDGAQASTIPRSPKAEKKQRSSVKKREDLSRDDLLFLLSVLEGELQAQDEVIGVLKAEKIDLALLEAQYGFVTPKKVLEALQRDAIQTKAEQWQEDIYEKPMGELDKVVEKQKETHRRMLDQLLMVEKSHRQTLYELEEEKRKHSKYMEKSDEFTNLLEQECER